CCATACGAGGCCGCCCTCCTGGCCGACGGCGTCAGCCCGGACGATCTCTATCCGCTCGACGTCGACCGGGCGCACGAGCGGCTCGACACCGTCCGCGACGATCTCGTGTTCTGGGAGACCGGAGCCGAACAGCAGCAACTGCTGGAATCCGAAGAGGTGGACATGGCGATGGTGTGGAGCGGCCGCGGCTACGCCGCGGTGCGGAACGGGGCTCCCTTCGCCGTCACCTGGGACCAGTGGCTGCCGGTCATGGACTCCCTGGGCGTGGTCAAGGGGAGCCGGAATCCCCGCTCGTCCATGGCGCTCATCAACTACTACCTCGGCGCGCGGCAGCAGGAGGACCTCACCGAACTCACGTCCTACTCCCCGATCAACACCGAGGCCGAACCCGATCTCGACCCGACCGCGCGGTCCTTCCTCACCACCCAGCCCGGTGTCAAGGAGAAGGCCGCCCCCGTCGACATCGAATGGTGGGCCGAGCACCAGGAGGAACTGATCCAAGGCTGGTCCACCTGGCTGGCCGGGCGGTGACCCGATGACACTCCTCGACTCCGCCCCGGGCACCGCGGGCTCCGGCCGCACCCCCGATACGGCGCCGGCACGCGCCGGCGCGGGAGAACGGCGCCCCGCGCTCCTGCTCCTGCCCGCCCTGCTGCTCCTCCTGGTGTTCTTCGGCGTCCCGCTGTTCGGCACCGTCTGGCGCGCCTTCACCGACCCGCAGCCGGGCCTGGCGAATTTCGCCTGGTTCTTCGAGACCCCCGCCAACCTGGACGCGCTCGGACGCACCTTCTCCACCGCCGCGTGGGTCACCCTGTTCGCCCTGCTGCTGGGCTACCCCTACGCCTACGCCATGACACTGGCGGGGCGGCGGGGACTGACCGTGCTGACCCTGCTCGTGCTCGTCCCGTTCTGGACCAGCCTCATGGTGCGGACCTTCGCCTGGGTGATCCTGATGCAGGACACCGGACTGATCAACCAGGCACTGGGCGCCATGGGGCTCGGGCCGCTGCACCTCATCCGGACCCAGTCCGGAGTCGTCGTGGCGATGGTCCAGATGCTCATGCCGTTCATGGTGCTGCCGCTGTACGCCGTCATGAGCGGTATCGACCGCCGCCACCTGCTGGCGGCGCGCAGCCTCGGCGCCCGCCCGATCACGGCCTTCTGGCAGGTGTACGTGCCGCTGTCGCTGCCGGGCGTCGCAGCAGGTGCGCTGACCGTCTTCATCAACGCGCTGGGATTCTACGTGACCCCGGCGCTCCTGGGGTCACCCCAGGACTCGCTGCTCTCCCAGGAGATATTCACCCAGGTCAACGGCCTGCTGGAGTGGGGAAGAGGCGGCGCGATGGGTGTCGTGCTGCTCGGCATGACACTCGCCCTGCTGGCGATGGGGGCACTGACACTGCGATTCGGCGGAAGGCGGAGGGGCCGATGAGAACACGTATGCGCCTTCTCCCCCTGTGGCTGTTCTGCGCCCTGATCGGCGTGTGGCTGGTGGCCCCGGCGCTGATCGTCGTCCCGCTCTCGCTGACCGACAAGGCGTCGCTGGCGTTTCCTCCCACCGGCTGGTCCATGCGCTGGTACGCCAACTTCTTCACCGACCCCCAGTGGGTCCGGTCCCTGCTCGACTCCCTCCAGGTGGCCGCGGCGGTCACCGTCCTGGCCACCGTCCTGGGGACGCTGGCCGCCCTGGGCCTCACCCGGGCCCGTGTGCGCGGGCTTTCCCTGGCCAACGGGGCGCTGCTGACACCGATCATCGTCCCCGGTGTCGTGGTCGCCATCGGCCTGTACGGGGTCTTCCTCGAACTCCGGCTCATCGGCACGTTCTTCGGCTTCCTCATGGCGCACACCATTCTGGCGCTGCCGTTCGTGGTGATCCCCGTGGCGGCGAGCCTGCGAGGGTTCGACCGCCGCTACGAGCAGGCCGCCTCCGTTCTCGGAGCGGGGCGGCTGACCGCCTTCCGCACGGTGACACTGCCGCTCATCGCGCCGGGGATCGCCTCCGGGGCCCTCTTCGCCTTCGTCATCAGTTTCGACGAGGTCGTCGTCTCACTGTTCATCCAGAGCCCCTACCTGCGGACGCTGCCGGTCCAGATGTACAGCAGCGTCACCCGGGACACCGACCCCACCATCGCCGCCGCCGCGACCCTGATCATCCTCACCACGACCGTGCTCGCCGTGCTCGCCGCTCTGATCCTGACCAGGAGGAACCGTGCCAGCTGACCTTCGCCTCGCCACCTCCGCCACCGTCCCTGCGGACACCGGCGCGGCCGTGGACCTCAGCGGCCGGGGCGCCGGTGTCCGCCTGGAGAACATCACCAAGCGGTTCGGGGACTTCACCGCCATCGACGGCGTCTCCCTGGATGTCCGTCCCGGCGAGTTCATCACGCTGCTGGGGCCCAGCGGCTCGGGCAAGACGACCACGCTCAACGTCATCGCGGGCTTCACCGAGGCCGACGCCGGACGGCTGCTGATCGACGGGACCGTCATCGGATCGCTGCCCACGCACAAGCGCGACCTCGGAATGGTGTTCCAGCACTACGCGCTGTTCCCGCACATGACGGTCGCGGCCAACATCGCCTACCCCTTGAAGCAGCGCCGCGTCCCCAAAGCGCGACGCGCTCCGCTGGTGCAGGCCGCGCTGGAGTCGGTGCGGCTCAACGATTTCGCGCACCGCTACCCGCGCGAGCTCTCCGGCGGGCAGCAGCAGCGTGTGGCGGTCGCACGCTCCATCGTCTACCGGCCCCGCGTGCTGCTGATGGACGAACCGCTCGGCGCGCTCGACAAGAAGCTGCGCGACCGGCTCCAGCTGGAGATCAGGCGCATCCATGCCGAGCTGGGCACGACCTTCGTCTACGTCACCCACGACCAGGACGAGGCGCTGGTCCTCTCCGACCGCATCGCCGTGTTCAACCGCGGCGACATCGAGCAGCTCGGTACC
This sequence is a window from Spinactinospora alkalitolerans. Protein-coding genes within it:
- a CDS encoding ABC transporter permease; translation: MRLLPLWLFCALIGVWLVAPALIVVPLSLTDKASLAFPPTGWSMRWYANFFTDPQWVRSLLDSLQVAAAVTVLATVLGTLAALGLTRARVRGLSLANGALLTPIIVPGVVVAIGLYGVFLELRLIGTFFGFLMAHTILALPFVVIPVAASLRGFDRRYEQAASVLGAGRLTAFRTVTLPLIAPGIASGALFAFVISFDEVVVSLFIQSPYLRTLPVQMYSSVTRDTDPTIAAAATLIILTTTVLAVLAALILTRRNRAS
- a CDS encoding ABC transporter ATP-binding protein, with protein sequence MPADLRLATSATVPADTGAAVDLSGRGAGVRLENITKRFGDFTAIDGVSLDVRPGEFITLLGPSGSGKTTTLNVIAGFTEADAGRLLIDGTVIGSLPTHKRDLGMVFQHYALFPHMTVAANIAYPLKQRRVPKARRAPLVQAALESVRLNDFAHRYPRELSGGQQQRVAVARSIVYRPRVLLMDEPLGALDKKLRDRLQLEIRRIHAELGTTFVYVTHDQDEALVLSDRIAVFNRGDIEQLGTAEELYERPRTLFVARFIGESTVLRGPVEHDGGRPLIGCCGRRLRGEGTLPEGARTAALVIRPERITVREAGQDPTGSHDCALPATVTGVIYLGSGRKLELRLPDGTSALAREQAGRLSGAGIGDEVTLTWSARDAVLLADDSTSEEMHT
- a CDS encoding ABC transporter permease, which translates into the protein MTLLDSAPGTAGSGRTPDTAPARAGAGERRPALLLLPALLLLLVFFGVPLFGTVWRAFTDPQPGLANFAWFFETPANLDALGRTFSTAAWVTLFALLLGYPYAYAMTLAGRRGLTVLTLLVLVPFWTSLMVRTFAWVILMQDTGLINQALGAMGLGPLHLIRTQSGVVVAMVQMLMPFMVLPLYAVMSGIDRRHLLAARSLGARPITAFWQVYVPLSLPGVAAGALTVFINALGFYVTPALLGSPQDSLLSQEIFTQVNGLLEWGRGGAMGVVLLGMTLALLAMGALTLRFGGRRRGR